The proteins below are encoded in one region of Triticum aestivum cultivar Chinese Spring chromosome 1B, IWGSC CS RefSeq v2.1, whole genome shotgun sequence:
- the LOC123117033 gene encoding uncharacterized protein, producing MPASWPIDEMLLFFTSSSSVASTTGGQGGDVFEDCDWRQRLVHGPAPAGVGERWPVMDLEHRLRFPVLRRPWLPPARVCGRSSEVFHECTDEASCELKVFLPTIYL from the exons ATGCCTGCATCATGGCCCATTGATGAGATGCTGCTTTTCT TTACTTCAAGCTCGTCAGTTGCTTCAACGACGGGAGGACAGGGCGGCGACGTGTTCGAGGACTGCGACTGGCGGCAG AGATTGGTTCATGGACCGGCTCCCGCCGGCGTAGGAGAACGCTGGCCGGTGATGGATCTTGAGCACCGCCTCCGGTTCCCCGTGCTCAGGCGACCCTGGTTACCACCGGCACGCGTGTGTGGGCGGTCCTCCGAG GTGTTTCATGAATGCACCGATGAAGCATCATGTGAACTGAAGGTTTTCTTGCCCACCATCTAtttatga